The region TGTCCTTCTCCGACAGGCTGCTCCAGCGCTGAGAGTGAAGATCGGGGTCACAGtgcacttgcgcagtagcacggacctgCTCTGGCTTCGGCAGATAAAGACGAGTCTGGATAGGTCTCTGAAACTGCACAGACGCAAATACCTTGCGCAGCAGCATGGACCAGATCAGACCCGGCTTTTATTGCTGAAGccccagcaggtctgtgctactgcgtaGGCGCAAGTCTTTTGGGGCAAACagcctggtggaggaggacagggggaagCCACCTCTCCTGAGGCGAGTACCCATTTAGGGCAGTTTTACATCAACATTAAATGCTGTAACCATTACTGCAGCCCTTATCCCCTCATAACTGACTGCCCATCAGGATTTAACACACCTGGAAGTCAAAGACAAACCTcttcccataaggcactgcaggAGCCATGTCTCTTAGTCTAGGTTTACAATGGATGCACCAGTTGCTGACTTGATGTTTTGCCTATACAATATAATGGCAACACAGTGGTTGCAGTACAcgatgcactgctgcatgcattttcagcagAGGGTCCATTGTCATTACCTTGAGAAATGAACAGAATCTGCCCGGCAACAGATCCGCTGGAGCAGCCACTGTAATCCAGTCCTAGCCAGGAATTCTGTAGTCAGTGTGATAACTACATTGAGATTGGAAGATAAAGCATTTCTACTAACATGAAACTATTAAAATTTAAACCCCTCAGGACTGATGGTTCCTCAAATACTGGTTGCGAAAGGCTGCACTTGCTGCAGGCTAATGTGCGTGGATGGTGGGTAGAAGCTGTACGCAAACAACTACGGCATTCGATTTGCACCAAGCAACACAAAGGAGGCAGCAGTGTGAAAAATATTAGATCAGGTCTCTGTGGAATCTAAAGAACTTTTATATGACTGGATAAACATGAATTCTTTGTTCTGTTGGTTCTTTTAACCTTCGCCTTGTCACCTTTCTATATCAAACATATGAAAACGTCTTGGATTAATAATCAAGATTATGGCTGATGTACGCAGATTTACCTACAGGCAGCCATTTaccagtatagctggtacagcTACCTGCTGTCAAATTCACTGCCAACTAACACAACACTTGCTGGTGTTGTGCCATGGACAGTAACAGCATATTCGATGTATGATCTACTGTCACTGTCCCATTTGTCCTTGCCACTGGTGTCCAGGTTTCCACTAGGTGCATATTTGAGTGTTTTTGTTTGGCACACAAATTCAAATAGCAATGATATGAttccctatgggcctgtttccattagacACGTGCATGATCAATAACGTCAATGGGACTTCCTTCTTGAATGAAAACGTAAATAAAAAAATTCAGCGAACTTGCATAAGACAAATTACATGCGAATCACATGCATTTGGTGGAAAAGTACTGCAACGGACATCTCATAAATAGTATGCCATCTCTGACATGTCTGATTTCCGCTGTCCTGTAAAGTCGTTCAGGATGGGATTTTTCATTGCGTCAAAGCAACGAAAATGTCTGAATggatcctatacttaacattaggATCTGTCAACATGTCCCTTCCTGGGAAACAGTATGTTTCTCCctgtagtgtgaacctagccacATTGCTGAAAGGCTGTGATCTGATCTCACTGTAGTGACCGTAACAATAAACATTAAACACATGCAACAGTAAATGCAAACACTCACGAGTGAAACATGGAAGCCAACATTAGCTTCTCATTGGATGTAAGACGAGGCCGGCCAAAGCGGATGGAGAGAGGATAGTTGGCAGGGTTTGCCAGGAATTCCAGAACCTCCTTTCCCTCTGCTGTATATCTTCCATTCACATCAATGCCATTGATAGAGAGCACAGCATGTCCCACTAGAAGGAGATATACACAGGATATTAGGAAaactattagggcccttttccactagaggcgATTGCAATattgaatcgcaaatcgctagcgattttaaaatcactagggtTTGATACAcaacataggaatcgcagtaggtaatttccactaccgcgattcgttttttactaaaGCACGATCGTGCCATGGAGcgaattttgctatgcagtgcattgcatagcaaaatcacaatcgcagggaAAAATTAGGACTTTGctgaatcacaatcgctagcgtttagcgcaaactaacaattgctagtggaaaagggcccttacagctgAACACGGCAGAAATGTCAAGAAACCAAACAGAAAAAGGGAGCAAATGTAAAATCTAGAGTAGAATCCTTTAACGTAAACGTCAAGCGACCAGGCAAAGTAGTTTACTAAATCAGAAGTTTAACATCAGAAATCGTCAAACTCAAGCACATACaggagtaattttttttcttttcaatgcttcaacAAGTGAGCTAGATCACATTGCACAGTGTGCAATATGCAGGGATCTGCATGCAATAGCTCACACATGAAACACAAGTCTCACTAGTTAATGCCGGTACAATACTGATAGTGTGgttctctgtccacatttctgtgcagtctGGATAATACTGCAGTGTtgtagccatgcacaagcaagtcacagatgataggCAATTCCCTCAATAATCAAgcagcagcttgcacaggaagcttaGGTTTCACCAGTAGATGCAGCTTGCAGTTTTTAGCCAATACACCAACTGGTGGCCAGAATAGTGTATAGATACAGAGCAGGTAACACGTGCCTGCCTGCTAGTTTCCATCATGGCAATATGGACCAAAATCTGTGAGGTATGCTatgaagaattaaggcagttttGAAGACAAAAAGGGGTCCGAGTCAGTACTAGCAAGAAGTACCTAATAAAGTGACCAACAGAATATATAGATCTTCCTGTCATATCTCTTTTGGTACATTTATTAGCAcagcagtagcagtagtaatCACGAACCTCAAAAATGCCAACTGCTGCAACAATAACTCCAAAACCATCTAACAATTAATACAGCagtctccccccccacacacacacacacaaaatgcagcaaatgttactatGGATATCAGAAAATTTCTGAAAACATCACCcctccacatatgaaatgcagcaaacattaccccaGATATGAAATGCAACATACATGAAAAGCAGGAAAAATTGCCACTGCCACATGAGACGCAGCAAACATTACCCCACTgcgtatgaaatgcagcaaatattaCATCCCAAACATGAAATACAGAGTGTAAACCTCTGTGATTGTTATACTAAGTATGGATAGATGCCAGGTGGAGTGTCTCATCACAATTTTGTATTCGGCGAGTCTGAAGTACTTTCGAAACTGCGGCCAACCTGCACCTACGTAGCTGCAGCccacccccagctcagcagccacctATTAGGCCATAAAGTAAAGGTTTGGGCTTTGTTCACACTACTGAAGGGGACTTATTCAACTGGGAGGTGGACTTTTATAAGTTTATTAGGTCCATTAAGTTGAAAATGACTTTTAGTGATGGACCTTCAGTACAGAAAGgtattttctttaacctccctggcggtatgttcggggtaagccgcgcaggaggttttctcaggccctgctgggccggtttactttttttttgctacacgcagctagcactttgctagctgcgtcagtacaccgatcgccgccgccctgcgctcgatcaccacgcccccccccccccccaatgcgctgcctggccaatcagtgccaggcagcgctgaggtgtggttcgggactcccaatgacgtcacgatgtcgctgacgtcatcccgccccatcgccatggcgacggggaagccctttaggaaatcccgttctttgaacgggattccctgatcggagatcgccgaaggcgatcgaagcgggcggggggatgccgctgagcagcggctatcatgtagcgagccctgggctcgctacaggatttaaaaaaaaagaaaaaaaaacgctgcgctgcctcctggcggaatttattagaccgccaggagggttaaaaagagTGATTGGATTCCTGATCTATCAAACAGCTCAGTGGATATGTTTGAGGGTGCTGTCTTGCATGAAGTAAGGGCCCTTTGGGATCgttgtgatcagaaaaaaaaggttaaaagtatgtaacatattgTCGGTGTTGGAAAGCGAAGCtctaaggagcttacaatctaatgaggATATAATCATTGTCAAGGCTGATAAGGGGGGTGCTACTGTGGTTATGGACAGGTCAGAGTATACACAAGAAGCATTTCGTCTGTGAGGGCCACTACAGAAAACGTGATTATGACCCCACCAGGGAAATAAAAAAGAAGGTGGATATGCTGATAAgccagggggtggaggatggactcCTTGATGACCAGACTGCGGCGTATTTGGTGACGGAAAATCCGCAGATACCAATTTTTTATGCCTAAAGTGCATAAGAATTTGGAGAATCCTCCAGGTCGGCCCATTGTGTCTGGTCTTGGGTCTGTCCTCTACCCTCTGGCAAAATATGTTGAcaacacattgcaggagttggtgACGAATATTGAGACCTGTCCGGTTGACACAAAAGATTTGCTCGGTAGATTGGAGGGTGTAGGGCAGGTGTCCGGAGATTTCATGCTGTGCACACTGGATGTTCAGAGCCTTTTCACctcaattccccatgaggagggaAAGCGTCGGATTGAAGAAAGGTTGCTGGAAACAGCACTTTCTAAtgacaaaatcttttttttttgcttgatgcGCTTGAGATTATTTTGCGTTCTACATCAGTGTCAAGGCACGAGCATGGGTTCTCCGGTGGCCCCGTCCTTTGCAAATTTGTTCCTTGCTGACTTAGAGAAGGACATGTTCATTAACAATGTGAAATACAAGaaacatattgtgcgtttttttcagtttATCGACGACATCCTCATCCTTTGGGATGGCCCAAAGGATGTGTTTTAAATAATGGTGGAGGAGGCAAACTTATCTCACCCAACCATCAAGTTCACGGCGGAATATTCAAAGGAAGTTATTAATTACCTGGATGTCACCATCTTTGTTGAGGATGGCCGGTTATATACGAAACTTTTTCAGAAACCTACGGAGCGCAATAATTTATTGCGCACCGACAGTTTCCATGCAGCGACAGTGAAAAAAGGTATCCCTAAGGGACAGTTTCTTAGGGCGCATCGGATCTCCTCGAGGATCGGGGATTACGATGAGGCAGCTGAGAGACTCATCAAAAAAGTGACGGAGAAAGGCTATGATGAAGGTGTCCTTCGACGAGTCAGTGAGGAAGTACGGGCTGTAGACAGGAATAGTCTTATGTTACCAAAAGTAAAGCAGGGCTCTAGCAGAATCCCCTTTGTTTGTGACTTTGCTTTTTTGTCTGGGCGGATCCGTTCTGTGGTGCGGAGCTACTGGCCGATCCTTGGACAGGATCCCGAGTTCGGGAAACTGTTTGGGGATCTGCCGGTGTATGCCTACCGGAGGGGGAGAACCATACGCAGTTGGGTCAGTAAAactgatatacaggatcttctcaaaaaattagcatattgtgataaagttcattattttctgtaatgttctgataaacattagactttcatatattttagattcaaatacacacaactgaagtagttcaagccttttattgttttaatattgatgattttggcatacagctcatgaaaacccaaatttcctatctcaaaaaattagcatatttcatccgaccaataaaagaaaagtgtttttaaaacaaaaaaattcaaccttcaaataattatgttcagttatgcactcaatacttggtcgggaatccttttgcagaaatgactgcttcaatgcagcgtggcatggaggcaatcatcagcctgtggcactgctcaggtgttatggaggcccaggatgcttcgatagcagccttaagctcatccagagtgttgggtcttgcgtctctcaactttctcttcacaatatcccacagattctctatggggttcaggtcaggagagttggcaggccaattgagcatagtaataccatggtcagtaaaccatttaccagtggttttggcactgtgagtaggtgccaggttatgctgaaaaattaaatcttcatctccataaagcttttcagcagatggaagcttgaagtgctccaaaatctcctgatagctagctgcattgaccctgcccttgataaaacacagtggaccaacaccagcaactgacatggcaccccagaccatcactgactgtgggtacttgacactggacatcAGGCATTTCCTGTCACCACACACAGCCATCCTGCTGGCATGATTGGCCCATTCCTGTCACCACACACAACCATCCTGGCATTGGCCCATTCATGTCACCACACACAGCCATCCTGGCATTGGCCCATTCCTGTCACCACCATAGGTCTCTCACCTCTAATGCCGTCCCTCTGACCAAATGAAATCTGCACCCGCTCGTCATGCACTTTCAGCACAAAATCCATCGGAAAACTGAAGGTCTTCTCTGTCTCGGCACGGGGATTCTGATTATCCAGCTGATAAATAAGACCACCCGCCTTATTAACAACATAAACGCTGAAGATCGCCATGTTTCCAGCTTCCGACCCTCACCGGTCACGTGACCACCCCGAAGAGATTTCTGGGGAATGTAGTTTTGCAGGGAAACTAGGTGTGATGCGGCTGCTACTAGTGTTGGCACATCATCATCACTGCTGCAGCATGTCCTCCATTCACACATCAGGGGCTGCGGGTAAAAAAACGGAGTGGGCTCAGAAGTCAGGACTTTCCTACACCATAAATCTGTAATTACTGAGAGATTTCCGTTCTCGGCGTGTTCCTCCGTCCTGTGTAGAGCTTACAGCAGGGGGTGCCTAGGTACCTCGGACACTGCAATTACTTTAGGTGTgctttgctccccccccccccccccccaagtccagATATTGCGGTGAGACGTCACACACAGGGGTCACGGTGTGGTGAAAATGTTTGCTATTTTATCAGATTGCGCAACAAGCTgcaattatttataaatgcaacCTAATCgaatcctattctcacacagagccctccctcagtacctatgctgggaatacacagcttgATTCTAATTCATTTAGATGGCTCTATAGATgatttccaacacgtccgatctccccTCCGAtcaattctgcgctcgattctgcattgaggacaattgaaaaagataagaaaaacgagcgtaatgctggatccacacggtgcgttcgcgcactcgatttcccgctcgattcccgtcgattcgtttatttccaacatgtccgatttggatttcgatggatcgttaggttgattcgcatgcaaagtatggcaaatcgacctaacgatccatcgaaatccaaatcggacatgttggaaataaacgaatcgacgggaatcgagcgggaaatcgagtgtgtgaacgcaccgtgtggatccagcataagatAAGACAATCACCCGCAGTATCGAGCTGCAAAAATgattgggcgcagaatcgagccctgtattcccagcattaggcctcttttccatggactgtttagttgtgtgctcagcaagcagttaccaggctgcagtgagcagttaccaggctgcagcaagcagttgtcaggcctagtgcacaccaaaaaccgctagtagatccgcaaaacgctagcgtttttttccTCTAATGAagagttttgctagcgttttgtgtagtgttttttacttaaagtgaagcgtttttggtatcgtttttgtgtagcagattacagatattgttacagtaaagctgttactgaacagctacagtaacaaaaccgcctggaaaaccgctctgatctggcgttttatcaagcgttttgcgtttttcctatacttaacattggaggcagaaacgcctcagaaatccaaaaaatgctgcagcccgagaGTTTGTGTTTTAGCTAaaaccgacccgctctggtgtgcaccagcccattgaaatacattaccgaagcttttcctcagcagcaagctttcCTAAAAACgcaaccgaaccgctctggtgtgcactaggcctcagagtttgtgaggcatttcactgcctatcagcagtccgtggaaaggaggcctaaaggtggccactaacggtccaatttctagcgaaaaattgtttgagcgatcagaaattctgattggaattaaaatcgttcactacaccatcaatgaaccaatctttgctacctatctatcacaaccaaaaagaaaatccaaattttggttagacaAAAATTCAGTTGAAATATTGTTTctataatcatttgtaatcgaTTTTGCCCATCAATAGAgatttattatatattattatatttacaaccaatccaatcagaaattctgattgctcgaaattggactgttagtggctattttaaccaccatcccctccgatgcctaaccctaactacctatgcctaagggtccttttccactaggaaTCGCAATCACAATTGctcaacgctagcgattgcgttttgtcaCTAATTTTTTAACCAATCGCAATTTTGCATACACAATGCACTTAATCGCAGTAAAAATCACGAACATGatcgcattttggccaaaattaaATCGCGgcagtggaaaatacctaccgcaATTGCTATGTTAATAGCAAaacctagtgatttaaaaatcgctCATGGTTTGCAATTTCGCTGAATCGcagtgtagtggaaaagggcctgtttccaccagTGCGGAAATTGGgccgaatctgcagagtttccctgcaggcaagttgcgtggggaaactctgccataggcggTAACTCAGCAGCCGTCCGAATCGCTTCCCAGCGATACGGACAACATTGGcagcactaaagacctacaacatcatcttgctgcagatggagtcactgtgcat is a window of Hyperolius riggenbachi isolate aHypRig1 chromosome 6, aHypRig1.pri, whole genome shotgun sequence DNA encoding:
- the TRAPPC4 gene encoding trafficking protein particle complex subunit 4, which codes for MAIFSVYVVNKAGGLIYQLDNQNPRAETEKTFSFPMDFVLKVHDERVQISFGQRDGIRVGHAVLSINGIDVNGRYTAEGKEVLEFLANPANYPLSIRFGRPRLTSNEKLMLASMFHSLFAIGSQLSPEPGSSGIEMLETDTFKLHCYQTLTGIKFMVLSDPRQAGIDALLRKIYELYSDYALKNPFYSLEMPIRCELFDQNLKSALEISEKAGTFGPSS